One window of Mediterraneibacter butyricigenes genomic DNA carries:
- a CDS encoding 5-deoxy-glucuronate isomerase: MQNLKNKERMEKWSVQSSDAEGFHKVITPDTCECQEAQMFRLNLQKGNSYTLESGELEMHPVLLAGKAKLSGHKELNQEMEKYDSCYIPGNDALTITAEEDCIFYIAAAKYEGIGEPHFRKFDPSLPIGDVHQIHGTGAGQREVMFTLAPQDSASRLICGLTWSGEGAWTSWPPHQHEKDLEEVYCYFDMPLPRFGFHVSYLKSGEVEDIVTHTVHSGTMVQAPCGYHPTVASPGGRNAYLWVLAAFKHESRRYDLAINDPVFDK, translated from the coding sequence ATGCAGAATTTAAAAAACAAAGAAAGAATGGAAAAATGGAGCGTTCAGTCATCTGACGCAGAAGGATTTCATAAAGTAATCACCCCTGACACTTGCGAGTGTCAGGAGGCACAGATGTTCCGTCTGAATTTGCAAAAAGGAAATTCTTATACATTAGAATCAGGTGAGTTGGAGATGCATCCGGTTCTTTTAGCCGGCAAGGCGAAGCTTAGTGGGCATAAAGAATTAAATCAGGAGATGGAAAAATATGACTCCTGCTACATTCCTGGAAATGATGCGTTGACAATTACTGCAGAAGAAGATTGTATTTTCTATATTGCGGCAGCAAAATATGAAGGAATCGGAGAGCCACATTTCAGAAAATTTGATCCATCCCTTCCAATAGGAGATGTTCATCAGATACATGGAACAGGTGCCGGTCAGAGAGAAGTAATGTTTACACTTGCGCCTCAGGATTCCGCATCCAGACTGATCTGTGGACTTACGTGGTCCGGAGAGGGTGCATGGACAAGCTGGCCGCCGCATCAGCATGAAAAAGATCTGGAAGAAGTATATTGCTACTTTGATATGCCACTTCCAAGATTTGGATTCCACGTAAGCTATTTAAAGAGTGGAGAAGTGGAAGACATTGTAACACATACGGTTCATTCCGGAACAATGGTACAGGCTCCATGTGGTTATCATCCGACTGTGGCAAGTCCGGGTGGAAGAAATGCATATCTTTGGGTGCTCGCAGCATTCAAACATGAAAGCA
- a CDS encoding TRAP transporter large permease produces the protein MGTALLLFGTMAVFLIIGVPIAFALGASVWATIVFSPDFTVTTGIIAQRIFGGLESTSIMAIPFFILAGNLMTKGGISRRLVNFANSIVGGVRGGMALALVLACAFFAALSGSAPATVIAIGSMLYPEMVKMGYPKDRTAGLLVVSGGLGPIIPPSIIMVVYGTITGASISDMFTSGMFIGVIIMLVLMIVVLVLAHKEQWPKAEKRPTLKEFGDTFLRAIPAILLPVIILGGIYSGLLTPTESAAVAVVWALIAGMFIYREITVKDLVPIFIDSAKGAAMILFIIATSTAFSWIFAYSGISGELVHAIVGMHLSKTVFCIVVAIILLIFGTFLEGIATCVLMVPILWPIASSLGIDAIHFGMIVAISNVIGTMTPPVAVNIFSAASVTKLKMGQIAKGQIPFFIGYVLVFFAVVLIPAISTLFLG, from the coding sequence ATGGGAACAGCATTACTTTTATTCGGAACGATGGCAGTGTTCCTTATTATCGGAGTACCGATTGCATTTGCATTAGGTGCTTCCGTATGGGCAACCATCGTATTTAGTCCAGATTTTACTGTAACAACAGGAATTATTGCACAGAGAATATTCGGAGGACTGGAGTCCACATCCATTATGGCAATTCCATTCTTCATTCTCGCAGGTAACCTGATGACAAAGGGTGGTATTTCAAGACGACTTGTTAACTTTGCAAATAGTATTGTTGGTGGTGTTCGTGGTGGTATGGCACTTGCTCTTGTACTTGCATGTGCATTCTTTGCAGCACTTTCCGGATCTGCACCTGCAACGGTAATTGCAATTGGGTCTATGCTTTATCCTGAAATGGTTAAGATGGGATATCCAAAAGACAGAACCGCAGGTCTGTTAGTAGTATCGGGAGGTCTTGGACCTATTATTCCACCAAGCATTATTATGGTAGTATATGGAACGATTACAGGTGCTTCTATCAGTGATATGTTTACATCCGGAATGTTCATTGGTGTGATCATTATGCTTGTATTGATGATCGTTGTATTAGTACTTGCACATAAAGAGCAGTGGCCAAAAGCAGAAAAACGTCCGACATTAAAAGAATTTGGAGATACTTTTTTACGTGCGATCCCGGCAATCCTGCTTCCGGTCATTATTCTTGGAGGAATTTATTCCGGACTTCTGACACCTACAGAATCTGCAGCAGTAGCCGTTGTGTGGGCACTGATCGCAGGAATGTTTATTTACAGAGAAATTACGGTAAAAGATTTAGTGCCGATCTTTATTGATTCAGCAAAAGGAGCCGCAATGATTTTATTTATCATTGCAACATCTACAGCATTTTCATGGATCTTTGCTTATTCAGGAATTTCAGGAGAGTTGGTACATGCAATTGTAGGAATGCATTTAAGCAAGACGGTATTCTGTATCGTAGTTGCAATCATTCTTCTGATCTTTGGAACATTTCTGGAAGGTATTGCAACATGTGTACTTATGGTTCCGATCCTCTGGCCAATCGCAAGCAGCCTTGGAATCGATGCGATCCATTTTGGTATGATCGTAGCAATTTCAAATGTGATCGGTACAATGACACCTCCGGTAGCTGTTAACATTTTCTCAGCAGCTTCCGTTACAAAATTGAAAATGGGACAGATCGCCAAAGGTCAGATACCATTTTTTATTGGATATGTACTCGTATTCTTTGCAGTCGTTCTGATTCCGGCAATCAGTACACTGTTTTTAGGATAA
- a CDS encoding TRAP transporter small permease, whose protein sequence is MKKVLKGLTTAENFIMAVTFALMVICSFAQVVNRNIFKLPIVWFDEASTYCMIYMALIGTEIGLRDGSQIAVTAVTDKLHGSCKGIVSLCAKIVVLIFSSTILITAVKMVAVQARIGQTSAALRLPMTVPYAALVISFAMIVLVQLGMAIEIVIKIAKGDSFEDEEVEA, encoded by the coding sequence ATGAAGAAAGTATTGAAAGGCCTGACGACTGCGGAAAATTTTATCATGGCTGTCACATTTGCTTTGATGGTTATCTGTTCTTTCGCTCAGGTTGTAAATAGAAATATATTTAAATTGCCAATTGTCTGGTTTGATGAGGCATCTACGTACTGCATGATCTATATGGCACTGATTGGAACGGAGATCGGTTTGCGTGATGGCTCACAGATTGCGGTAACGGCAGTTACAGATAAGCTTCATGGAAGCTGCAAAGGAATTGTAAGCCTGTGTGCAAAGATCGTCGTATTGATCTTTTCGTCAACGATCCTTATAACAGCAGTAAAAATGGTAGCAGTACAGGCACGCATCGGCCAGACTTCTGCAGCATTGCGCCTGCCAATGACAGTTCCATATGCAGCATTGGTTATCAGTTTTGCGATGATCGTACTTGTACAGCTTGGAATGGCAATTGAGATTGTGATCAAAATTGCGAAAGGTGATAGTTTTGAAGATGAGGAGGTAGAAGCCTAA
- a CDS encoding TRAP transporter substrate-binding protein produces MRKIKKGKQVIAVLLMMAMVVTSATACGSKKSSEKEQLVFRMAIVDGEASPIYKGAKAMADAVYEKTDGEIKIVVVTGGALGDERGSVELCSQGDLDIASAANSVLTNFIPEMDILDQPYLWENEEQAHAAVDGPVGDLISKAAEDKLNVHVIGYLESGFRDTFSKKPIKSISDFKGVKIRTMQNQFHMAAFQSFGAMPTAMAYNEVFTGLQQGTIDACENAVSNCLSNGYYEVTKNVTYTHHAFTYIPVMMSDKAWKMIPDDLKDEFMEGCEEGYKAERQYLKDANNEAIKELKKKGVKFWNIDMKELKSAYEAEAKKRGFKFDPTWQKAVDQVIAETK; encoded by the coding sequence ATGCGAAAAATTAAGAAAGGGAAACAAGTAATAGCAGTGTTGCTTATGATGGCAATGGTTGTTACATCTGCAACTGCATGCGGAAGCAAAAAATCTTCAGAAAAAGAGCAACTTGTTTTCCGTATGGCAATTGTTGATGGAGAGGCTTCTCCAATTTATAAAGGCGCAAAAGCAATGGCAGACGCTGTGTATGAGAAGACAGACGGCGAGATCAAAATCGTAGTTGTAACGGGTGGAGCACTCGGAGATGAAAGAGGTTCCGTAGAGCTTTGCAGTCAGGGAGATTTGGACATTGCATCTGCAGCAAATTCTGTATTGACAAACTTTATCCCGGAGATGGATATTTTGGATCAGCCGTATCTTTGGGAAAATGAAGAGCAGGCACATGCAGCGGTAGACGGACCGGTGGGAGATCTTATTTCCAAGGCAGCAGAAGATAAGCTTAATGTACATGTGATTGGATATTTGGAATCTGGATTCCGTGATACATTTTCAAAGAAGCCGATTAAATCAATTTCAGATTTCAAAGGTGTAAAGATTCGTACAATGCAGAACCAGTTTCATATGGCAGCATTCCAGTCATTCGGTGCAATGCCGACAGCAATGGCATACAACGAAGTATTTACAGGTCTTCAGCAGGGAACGATCGATGCCTGTGAAAATGCAGTAAGTAACTGTTTGTCAAATGGCTATTATGAAGTCACAAAAAATGTAACCTATACACATCATGCATTCACGTATATCCCGGTTATGATGTCTGATAAAGCATGGAAGATGATTCCGGATGATCTGAAAGACGAATTCATGGAAGGATGCGAAGAAGGATATAAAGCAGAGCGTCAGTATCTGAAGGATGCAAATAATGAGGCAATTAAAGAACTGAAGAAGAAAGGCGTGAAGTTCTGGAACATCGACATGAAAGAACTTAAGAGCGCATATGAAGCAGAAGCCAAGAAGCGTGGATTCAAATTTGATCCAACATGGCAGAAAGCAGTAGACCAGGTTATTGCCGAGACAAAATAG
- a CDS encoding HIT family protein, giving the protein MNTNDCFYCTKDERLQGLMIKICDMPCATFYLFKDQRYTGRCVLAFNDHKEEFFELTQEERSIFSESTATCARVLKDLFHADKINYAVYGDLGSHFHVHLVPKFKDGPEWGGPFTDTNPKTLLTDEAYDARIQLIKDALANSSRTYVRLGA; this is encoded by the coding sequence ATGAACACTAACGATTGTTTCTATTGTACCAAAGATGAACGCCTGCAGGGTCTGATGATAAAAATCTGCGACATGCCATGCGCTACATTCTATTTATTCAAAGACCAGCGATATACCGGCCGTTGTGTTCTCGCTTTCAACGACCACAAAGAAGAATTTTTCGAGTTAACACAGGAAGAGCGCAGCATTTTCAGCGAATCTACGGCCACATGCGCACGTGTTTTGAAAGACCTGTTCCACGCAGACAAGATCAACTATGCCGTGTACGGAGATCTCGGTTCCCATTTCCATGTGCATCTCGTGCCAAAATTCAAAGATGGTCCGGAATGGGGCGGTCCTTTTACCGACACGAATCCAAAAACATTACTTACAGATGAAGCGTATGATGCTCGAATCCAGTTGATCAAAGATGCTCTGGCAAATTCAAGTCGAACGTACGTGAGACTTGGCGCGTGA
- a CDS encoding FadR/GntR family transcriptional regulator, translating to MEKKKERTLVEKTADRIIEYIKDNNMQPGERLPSEHVLTDMLGVGRGTLREAIKTLMSHNILDVRQGAGTFVSYKNGIPEDPLGLALENSDEKLLLDMLEVRMILEPEIAELAAMNATTPQIDELFRQCRQMEDLITENKSYIKVDALFHQKVAECSGNRIIGKMMPIITSSIQLNVGGTRDQFKKKTIEEHRIIAEAIANRDPRGAKYAMIAHLNTTRSGVTY from the coding sequence ATGGAAAAAAAGAAAGAAAGAACATTGGTGGAAAAGACGGCGGACCGTATTATTGAATATATTAAAGATAATAATATGCAGCCGGGGGAACGTCTTCCAAGTGAGCATGTTCTTACAGATATGCTCGGAGTTGGGAGAGGAACTCTGAGGGAAGCGATAAAAACGCTTATGTCTCATAACATATTAGACGTCAGACAAGGTGCAGGAACTTTTGTGTCATATAAAAATGGAATACCGGAGGATCCACTTGGATTGGCCCTTGAAAATTCCGACGAAAAATTATTGCTTGATATGCTGGAGGTGCGTATGATCCTGGAACCAGAAATCGCAGAATTAGCGGCGATGAATGCGACAACGCCGCAAATCGACGAACTGTTTAGACAGTGCAGGCAGATGGAAGATTTGATCACGGAGAATAAATCTTATATAAAAGTGGATGCACTATTTCATCAGAAAGTAGCGGAGTGCAGCGGCAATCGAATCATTGGGAAGATGATGCCGATCATTACCTCTTCGATACAGTTGAATGTTGGTGGTACGAGAGACCAGTTTAAAAAGAAGACGATTGAAGAACATCGGATTATTGCGGAAGCAATTGCCAATCGCGATCCAAGAGGTGCAAAATATGCAATGATCGCACACCTTAACACGACCAGGTCAGGGGTCACTTATTAA
- a CDS encoding PDDEXK nuclease domain-containing protein: MDQFLDSWHSYRFRYCSVNNLGYILKCFVLIDLKTSKITHQDVGQMDMYIRMYDEMKRNEGDNPTLGIILCSDTDEDIAKYSILHGHEQLFASKYKTCLPSEEQLREEIEIQKKFYYLQKEEDKENKDF; encoded by the coding sequence GTGGATCAATTTTTAGATTCATGGCACAGTTATCGCTTCAGATACTGTTCCGTGAATAATTTAGGTTACATTTTGAAGTGCTTTGTATTGATTGATTTAAAAACGTCAAAAATTACACATCAGGATGTGGGACAGATGGATATGTATATTCGCATGTATGATGAGATGAAGCGAAATGAAGGGGATAATCCGACATTAGGTATTATTTTATGTTCCGATACAGATGAAGATATTGCGAAATATTCTATATTGCATGGACACGAACAATTATTTGCATCTAAATATAAAACATGCCTTCCGTCAGAAGAACAGCTTCGAGAAGAGATTGAAATTCAGAAGAAATTTTATTATTTACAGAAAGAAGAAGACAAAGAAAATAAAGATTTTTAG
- a CDS encoding IS1380-like element ISRgn3 family transposase, which translates to MSIVNTLSLESNRQIKINFDGGDLSSDADLLLIKEFVSKLDIDKLFSRSFKTNDSASFRYHTDKENLLQIIYMIIAGYFEDDVSDELTNDSVFKAVLNKDALASQPTVSRFFNRMDEDTLNQFLTIGRILRKRVYSIQMPQAVILDLDSTLLDAYGKQEGRAFNFHYQSNGYHPLVCYDGMTGDLIKIQLRDGTQYSCTGVVDFLQLILDEYLNDYPTIQILLRGDSGFATPDLYKQCEENGTSYVIRLKENGILREKASHLVDELDEITRNNKVDYAVVYGEFMYKAGPWPYERRVVCKVEKPENQMVYMYTFVVTNMDSSPEYLIKFYCKRGRMENFIKESKSGFDFASVSSHARIVNANRLQVHALAYNIFNWFRRLALSANMRKQRIDTVRLKLLKIAAKIIRSARYITFKLCSSCPYKNEFYETLSNIGKLNVQLE; encoded by the coding sequence ATGAGTATTGTAAACACCTTATCACTAGAAAGCAATAGACAGATTAAAATAAATTTTGATGGAGGAGATTTATCCTCCGATGCAGACCTGCTTCTTATCAAAGAATTCGTAAGTAAACTTGACATTGATAAACTTTTCAGTCGCTCATTTAAGACTAATGATTCTGCATCATTTAGATATCACACTGACAAGGAGAATCTCCTTCAGATAATCTATATGATTATTGCAGGTTATTTTGAAGATGATGTTTCAGATGAACTTACAAATGACTCAGTATTTAAAGCAGTACTAAATAAAGATGCTTTAGCATCACAACCTACGGTATCAAGATTCTTTAACCGTATGGATGAAGATACTTTAAACCAATTCCTTACGATTGGCAGAATACTTCGAAAAAGAGTTTACAGTATTCAGATGCCACAGGCTGTTATTCTGGATCTGGATTCCACTCTTCTTGATGCATACGGTAAACAGGAAGGCAGAGCCTTTAACTTTCATTATCAGAGCAATGGATACCATCCACTTGTCTGTTATGATGGAATGACTGGGGATCTGATAAAAATCCAACTTCGTGATGGAACACAGTATTCCTGCACTGGAGTGGTTGACTTCCTGCAACTAATACTTGATGAATATCTGAATGATTATCCAACAATCCAAATTCTGCTTCGGGGTGACAGCGGTTTTGCTACGCCTGACCTTTACAAGCAGTGCGAGGAAAATGGCACAAGCTATGTCATCCGGCTGAAGGAGAATGGTATTCTCCGTGAAAAAGCATCCCATCTTGTGGATGAGCTTGATGAAATCACCAGGAATAACAAAGTTGATTATGCGGTAGTTTATGGTGAATTCATGTACAAAGCAGGTCCATGGCCTTATGAAAGGCGTGTGGTTTGCAAGGTTGAAAAGCCGGAAAACCAGATGGTTTACATGTACACATTTGTTGTCACAAACATGGATTCCTCACCAGAGTATCTCATAAAATTTTACTGCAAAAGAGGACGGATGGAAAACTTCATCAAAGAAAGCAAATCCGGTTTTGATTTCGCTTCTGTAAGTAGCCATGCTAGAATCGTAAATGCCAACAGACTTCAGGTACACGCTCTTGCGTATAACATATTTAATTGGTTTAGACGATTGGCATTATCAGCAAACATGCGAAAACAACGCATAGATACCGTCCGTTTAAAACTGCTGAAGATTGCTGCAAAAATAATTCGTTCAGCAAGATATATCACATTCAAGCTGTGCAGTAGCTGCCCTTATAAGAATGAATTCTATGAGACACTTTCAAATATCGGTAAGCTGAATGTACAGCTGGAATAG
- a CDS encoding DUF4209 domain-containing protein, translating to MVCSLRLYILTLKDDGSSMEKVLSSILSLPELLDCYDNDNLFTFRGLLNEQAGANIRNEIAHGS from the coding sequence ATGGTCTGCTCGCTAAGATTATACATTCTAACATTAAAAGATGATGGATCATCAATGGAGAAAGTATTGAGTTCTATTTTGTCCTTACCGGAATTATTAGATTGCTATGACAACGATAATTTGTTTACATTTAGAGGTTTATTAAATGAACAGGCGGGTGCAAATATAAGAAATGAGATTGCACATGGCTCATAA
- a CDS encoding DUF6320 domain-containing protein, producing the protein MSKKKARWRKLDNAAKLYSAASNKKDTRVFRFYCELKEEVNPDVLQEALNQTIEIFPTFLMVLRKGLFWHYLEPCNLQPIVKEEYKEPCSRLYIKDKKTLLFEVTYYKKRINFEAFHVLTDGTGATEFLKELVKNYLYLIHKENGLEPVSLLPEDMTVQDQEADSFLKYYSKDQKRPKKRKLHAFQIRRKKKDGNHLHVHESVVSVQAVLNRSRELGVSMTIFLTALFMMAINEEMSKMQKKKPVVLMVPVNLRKFFPSLSMLNFFHWIEPGYNFTTQDQSFEAILKYTKEFFETELTKEKMSAHISELLALELHPILRLAPLELKNLCIQTGAKYSEKNTTAIFSNMSAVKMHASYVPYIERFGVYTNTPKFELCLCSFQDKLSFAFTSRYDTVNIERNFYRLLKEQGIASEKVKPEFPKTDEPSEQEMKVYKIYSFLCIAIVAAMLVAECNSHPRVRWTLFTAGGVVTMWITSSIGFFKRYNLLKNAMWQLFIGTIICFIWDALTGWHSWSVDLVLPIMSVSTLTAMFVIAKVRKSPVREYLIYEIMAAGYGLILPVTLLLCKVVKNPTVSMFGSLICFLFLVAVILFKGREFKEEMQKNLHV; encoded by the coding sequence GTGAGTAAGAAAAAAGCACGTTGGAGAAAACTAGATAATGCAGCAAAATTATATTCTGCTGCCAGTAATAAAAAAGATACGAGAGTGTTTCGCTTTTACTGCGAATTGAAAGAAGAAGTAAATCCTGATGTTTTGCAGGAAGCATTGAATCAGACAATAGAAATATTTCCTACGTTTTTGATGGTGCTTCGCAAAGGGTTATTCTGGCATTATCTTGAGCCATGTAATTTACAACCGATTGTAAAGGAAGAGTACAAAGAGCCTTGTAGTAGACTCTACATAAAAGATAAGAAGACACTGCTTTTTGAAGTAACCTATTATAAAAAACGAATCAACTTCGAAGCATTCCATGTATTGACAGATGGCACAGGAGCGACAGAATTTTTAAAAGAACTGGTAAAAAATTATCTCTATCTTATTCACAAAGAAAATGGATTAGAACCAGTTTCTTTGTTACCAGAAGATATGACGGTACAAGATCAAGAAGCTGATAGTTTTTTGAAATATTATTCAAAAGATCAGAAACGACCGAAAAAAAGAAAACTACATGCTTTCCAGATACGGAGAAAAAAGAAAGATGGAAATCATCTGCACGTCCATGAATCTGTTGTTTCAGTTCAGGCAGTATTGAATCGGAGCAGGGAACTCGGCGTATCTATGACAATCTTTTTGACAGCCTTATTTATGATGGCAATAAATGAAGAAATGTCTAAGATGCAAAAGAAAAAGCCGGTCGTGTTAATGGTTCCGGTTAATTTAAGAAAGTTTTTCCCGTCTTTATCGATGCTGAATTTCTTTCATTGGATTGAGCCGGGATATAATTTTACTACACAAGATCAAAGTTTTGAGGCAATACTGAAATATACGAAAGAATTTTTTGAGACAGAACTGACAAAAGAAAAGATGTCAGCGCATATCAGCGAGTTGCTTGCCTTGGAACTGCATCCGATTCTGAGGCTTGCACCTTTGGAATTGAAAAATCTATGTATTCAGACCGGGGCAAAATATTCAGAGAAGAACACGACAGCAATCTTCTCTAATATGAGTGCGGTTAAAATGCATGCGAGTTATGTGCCTTATATCGAACGATTTGGTGTGTACACAAACACTCCTAAGTTTGAATTGTGTTTGTGTTCTTTTCAGGATAAATTATCATTTGCATTTACATCCAGATACGATACAGTGAATATTGAACGTAACTTTTATCGCTTGTTAAAAGAACAGGGAATTGCATCTGAAAAAGTAAAACCTGAATTCCCAAAGACAGATGAGCCAAGCGAACAGGAAATGAAAGTCTATAAAATTTATAGCTTTCTGTGTATTGCAATTGTTGCGGCAATGCTTGTTGCGGAGTGTAATTCCCATCCGAGAGTTCGCTGGACCTTATTTACAGCCGGAGGCGTTGTGACAATGTGGATTACCTCATCGATTGGATTTTTTAAACGCTATAACCTGCTGAAAAATGCGATGTGGCAGCTTTTTATCGGTACTATTATCTGTTTTATATGGGATGCGCTGACCGGTTGGCACAGTTGGTCTGTAGATCTTGTGCTGCCGATCATGAGTGTATCTACACTTACAGCGATGTTTGTAATCGCTAAAGTGAGGAAAAGCCCTGTGCGAGAGTATCTTATTTACGAAATTATGGCTGCCGGATACGGATTGATCCTTCCGGTAACCTTACTCTTATGCAAAGTGGTGAAAAATCCAACAGTAAGTATGTTTGGATCGTTAATATGTTTCCTGTTTCTTGTAGCAGTGATATTGTTTAAAGGAAGAGAATTTAAAGAAGAGATGCAGAAAAATCTGCATGTATAA
- a CDS encoding alpha/beta hydrolase — protein MINQTAKKILKALSFDGVEVEAFRHMADLKRLDPMKIFYKKIDEKIYNGSHAVPIRIFFPTEKSFRESEEKKHNIQDKKLLLFIHGGGWVTESIDNYERICARLANATGQYVVAVEYRLAPEDKFPAGLEDCYAVAKTLYSGDFMLNIKPENITLIGDSAGGNLCAALSLMARDRGEFMPKRQILIYPATYNDYTENSPFPSVKENGTDYLLTAGKMQDYIDLYARNEEDKKNPYFAPYIAEDLANQPDTLILTCEFDPLRDEGEAYGKRLKEAGNYVEIHRIKEALHGYFALGIKQLHVQESFIYINEFLKEETP, from the coding sequence TTGATCAATCAGACAGCGAAGAAGATTTTGAAAGCTCTGTCTTTTGATGGTGTGGAAGTAGAAGCATTTCGACATATGGCGGATTTAAAACGATTGGATCCGATGAAGATTTTTTATAAAAAAATAGATGAGAAAATATATAACGGGAGTCATGCCGTTCCGATTCGTATTTTCTTTCCAACTGAAAAAAGTTTTCGTGAGAGTGAAGAAAAGAAACATAATATTCAAGATAAAAAGTTGCTTTTGTTTATACATGGCGGCGGCTGGGTTACAGAGAGTATCGATAATTATGAAAGAATTTGTGCTCGGCTTGCTAATGCAACCGGACAATATGTAGTTGCAGTTGAATACCGACTGGCACCGGAAGATAAATTCCCGGCAGGTCTGGAAGACTGTTATGCCGTTGCGAAAACATTATATTCCGGAGATTTTATGCTCAACATAAAACCTGAAAATATTACGTTGATCGGAGATAGTGCCGGAGGGAATCTTTGTGCAGCATTATCTTTGATGGCTAGAGATCGTGGAGAATTTATGCCAAAAAGACAGATATTGATCTATCCGGCTACCTATAATGATTATACAGAAAATTCACCATTTCCATCTGTTAAGGAAAATGGAACAGACTATCTTTTGACAGCTGGGAAGATGCAGGATTATATTGATCTTTATGCGAGAAATGAAGAGGATAAGAAGAATCCATATTTTGCACCATACATAGCAGAAGATTTAGCGAATCAACCTGATACATTGATTCTTACATGTGAATTTGATCCACTTCGAGATGAAGGGGAAGCGTATGGGAAGCGCTTAAAAGAGGCTGGAAATTATGTGGAGATACATCGGATCAAAGAAGCATTACATGGATATTTTGCGTTGGGGATCAAGCAGTTACATGTACAGGAAAGTTTCATCTATATCAATGAATTTCTGAAAGAGGAAACACCGTGA
- a CDS encoding ABC-2 transporter permease, producing MRGLFEKDFRLLCQNRQTLVLFLMMAGFLGLTQNGTFVLGYLSFTFSILLTSTISYDEMDQGFEFLMTLPVTPKTYVKEKYGFCTVGVIFSVVLSGIIYLIVKGIHGEQILLGEELLTVLIFVPIVWCVIAIMVPIQLKFGAEKGRIAILMVYGGSAFLLYFVLKWIGEENVKLMTNFLNQWKPEALVLGGFLLSGLVLVISYGISRRIMEQKEY from the coding sequence ATGCGTGGACTGTTTGAAAAAGATTTTCGACTGCTCTGTCAGAACAGACAGACGTTGGTTTTGTTTCTTATGATGGCAGGATTTCTGGGATTGACGCAGAACGGGACATTTGTGTTAGGATACTTATCTTTTACATTTTCTATTTTGCTGACGTCTACGATTTCCTATGACGAAATGGATCAGGGATTTGAGTTCCTGATGACGCTGCCGGTTACGCCAAAAACTTATGTAAAAGAAAAGTATGGATTTTGCACAGTAGGTGTAATATTTTCCGTAGTATTATCCGGAATCATATATCTGATTGTAAAAGGAATTCATGGAGAGCAGATCCTGCTTGGGGAAGAGCTTCTGACGGTTCTGATCTTTGTACCGATTGTCTGGTGTGTGATTGCGATTATGGTGCCGATACAGTTGAAATTCGGAGCGGAAAAGGGAAGAATTGCAATCCTCATGGTTTATGGTGGCAGCGCATTTCTGCTTTATTTTGTTTTGAAATGGATCGGGGAGGAAAACGTAAAACTAATGACAAACTTTCTAAATCAATGGAAGCCAGAGGCTTTGGTGCTCGGGGGATTTCTGCTCAGTGGTTTGGTGTTGGTGATTTCCTATGGAATCAGCAGGAGAATCATGGAGCAAAAAGAGTATTAA